The Micropterus dolomieu isolate WLL.071019.BEF.003 ecotype Adirondacks linkage group LG23, ASM2129224v1, whole genome shotgun sequence DNA window TCAAGGTGTCTTACTGACtcatttaataaattcatatgatcactaggtttttgtgttgttgcatgTTCTGCAGTGAATTTGAGTATCTCTGACAAAGTGCAAACTTTTTGGGTAGACTATTTTCTTGACTACCCGCTGGAGTAGAAGTGTTCATGTCTAAACTTGACTTCAAACAGTAACTACACTAACCTTCAAAAAAATCCTCTATCTGAGGGTGAACAATGGACTATAGAACTGGAACTTAACCGTGGTTAAAATTCCAATTTTTTTAGCGCGGTAAACTTCATCAAGCCAAGCAGAGACTAAGTCACCAGTTTCGCATGCGCAACATGCAGCGTGGGTTTGTTTTGGGTCGGTGACAACATGGCGGGAGGTAGTGACAGCGCTccagagaatttttttttttctgaatgtcGGAAGTGTGATCGTATTTTGTTTTAGAAGTGCTGAAGGAACATCGAGTCGCTGCGATAGGGTGCAACACTTAAACCTATGAGTTATCTTCGTACCACCAGTGCGAATGcaggtgagttaacttttagctcaATGCATGATGTGGGAACTCTCGAAAGAAGGACCGTATCCTGGTTTGTGTGACTTGTTAGTGGGTTGTTACCTAACGATACTGTTAAAACATTAACGTTaattctgctgctgttggcgTCGTGTCTTCAGACTCCATTTGCTCAGTCTATGCCCTCTGCACACTTTATTGCGTTTAGTCTCCGAACCAACATTTGGTTCACTAAAAATCCGAGTTCAGGTGAAACGCTGACTCCTACCTAATAGACTCCTGTAATGTCCTGTGTCCGTTGGGCTCTCACAAGActcatttgtatttaaattgtGCATGGGGcttaacatttcattttaaggcACATTTGATAAGGTTTAGCCTACTTAAGGTATGGGGGGGTTATCTAAACATAGTGCTGctaattttatttgtggttttcaatATTACACTTGGTGAAATGGTttccttgtgtgtttcagtactctttaaacattttttagcaCATTTAAACACTGCAATAATACTGATAATGTAATTTGGTCACTATAATTGTGATGTAAAATGTTCATACCATTTGATCATTAGAACAAACTTCAGTCTTTAAACACtttaccttttattttaatatataataaagaaaatacgTTTTGACCTACACTGGCTAAACATTTGCTCATTGTTCTTAAATACTTTCTCAAcactttcttttaaaacaaatcaaacaggTTAAGCTTTAGTGATGTGTTGGTTGCGTTAGAGTAGACAAACCACTTCAAGATTATGTGGCAAAATGATCTTGGTGGAAAAGAAATATCATTTTTGTTCTGTCAATTTAGTTCTTTAAAGGCATTTAGTTTGGTTAATActggattatatatttttttagtcTGTGGTTTAACAGTGcccttattttgaaataaaggcAACCTGAGTGAAGAGCTGTGACTTCACTGACTTCATCTTGAGTGAATGATGACATATGTACAATGAATATGGGAAATGTGAAGAGTCTTTGGTAATTAGACCCCATCCTGATTATGTGGTTTTTAAAGGGGGTGGTGAGGACATAGTGGTACAGGAACCCACCCCCAGATTGTAAAGCTTAATAGTGACTACGTGATTGGCTGTAATGACCTTAGCAAAATCTGATTGGTAAACTAAAGCGTGAATGCCACTAGTCAGCTGTTAGAGGGCAGGATTAATGATGGGAATTACGGGTCTTTAAAGTGAGCTGGATCTTATGGCTCCGTTCCCCTTCTGCTGGTCACTGCCCTTACATTAGCTTGTCAAACAATGAgctgtaagaaataaatatgcaagattCTTTATCTGCGATACACTGAAATATATTCTGTCATATTGATTGTTTAAAAGTGTGATGTGTCAAGAATAACTATCCTAGTTGTAGAACAAAAACAACCAGCCTAATGAAAATTTAATAGTATGGCTAATAAATATTTACCCAACTCTATACAGACAGCATCTGTAAATTTCAATTAGGTgcaatttgttcattttcatgcTTTCCTTTTCTGCAGGGAGGGGGGCAAAATCGTGTCAGCCTGCTCCTGTCGTTCACTTAAAAGAGCTCATAGAGCCGACTCGTTCACAACCAACGCATCACTAGGCAGGAAGAGAGTGAGACTGTATGAGAGAAAGAGTTGCGAATGACAGAAACATGAAGATAGACTTCCTGGCTGAACTCACGCTGAGCtttgtcatagtaggaaaagcaaaaggtgttacaaataaaatcaacagtGGCTCCTTGTTATTCATGTGTCCCAGTAAGTCATGGGGTGTGACAGTAAGGCAGCATGCACAATAACAGGACActgaaactgaagcaacaaAATGGAAGTCAgcatttataaaatgtattatttacacctgcGCACCTGACATTTCAAAACTTCTCTATAGTACTCTGGAATGGCTGGCGTGGCACTGTGGCTGCAGGTGTGAATCAGACTAAACTTTAGAGAAAAGGTTTTAGAAAAGGTTGAAGCAGAATAACTGTTGGCTTTTTTCATTATTCGTGATGACAGTAACTGTGGAAAATTCCAAACTCAAGGTATTCTTATAAGTGGTTTAGAGATTAAAAAATTTACTCCAGTAAGTCAGTGTGTACAggaagtttttttctttaactgtTAGAAAGTTCATGCATTCATAGATGTTAAGAGCCTTCTCCTCCTATTTATTCAAAGTGACCAGGAATCAGGACAAGCAGGAAACCTGATCCTCAGAGTCCCCTCCCTGTGGCAGCGTCGGCTCACACCAGTAGTGCAAAACCTTAAAGCAAAACACAACCAGCAGCTTTTACAGCCGAGTGAAAGCTTGTGGTAAAAATAATCTTCAGCTCAACTGAAAGTGGATTTTGTTGCTGTCTCTGACTTTGTGGCAAACTTAAAAACCTGCcttggatttgttttttttatttggcaaAATGTGGACACAGATAGCTGGTGTGTGTTTGGCAATCCTCGGCTTACTCGGCACCATCCTAATCTGTGGACTGCCCATGTGGCAGATGTCAGCCTTTATTGGGGCAAACATCGTCACTGCTCAGGTCTACTGGAGAGGTTTATGGATGAATTGTGTGATCCAGAGCACAGGCCATTCGCAGTGTTTGCCCTACCAATCCCTTCTGGCTTTACCAAAGGAACTGCAGATTTCCATGGTTCTGATCTGCGTCTCCATCGCTGTCAGCGTAGTGGCAATCGGACTCACTTTGGTCGGGGTCCGCTGCACCAACTTCTGTCGGCACAACTGGCGTTCCAAAGCTAATTATGGCAGGGCTGGAGCTGCGATGTTTATATTAGCAGGCCTTGTGTGTCTTGTTCCAGTCAGCTGGTCTGCTTACACCATCATCACAGGATTCTACAACCCCCTGACTGCACCTGGTGGTAGTGGAGAGCTTGGGCCTTGCATATATGTGGGCTGGATTTCTGGAGCTCTGCAGGTCATTGGAGGAGGGGTTTTGTGTAGCACCTATGGATGCTGCTGACGAGGagaagaggcagaggaagacAGTACACGATGCCCTCTACCAATTACATACTGTAGTTGAAAAAACAGTAATATCTTTACTGTGATGGACTTTCTTCGTTTCAGTCTTTCATTAAAGCTCCTAGTTCAACCATAGTTAATTGCACTACATTGAGATTTTACAACAGATCAGTTCAAGATCTGTGTAAATCATAGTAAGTTGCATGAACAAAGGTCTAGTTGAGATAATatttgtataatgtaaaaagaaaatttatGTTTAATGCAGAGTGACGTGATGACAGAGTTAAGTGTTTTAATATGTAGGATAGcataaattttaaaatgctgcaagaaaaaaatcagtttttaatTGGTGTcttgtttaaacaaaaactgtcattttgtgtattttagtaATTTCAGAAACAACTTCCCAGAACCTAaaacaataaagcaaataaatcaGCTTAATAAAAAGTTATTACTCGtcatcacacatgcacaccagtTGTGAAAGATGTTGGATTGTACTGGAAACAGCTAAAATGTCTCTGATATCTGATGTTTTCCATCAGTATTAAGTAATTGAAGTCCATGTTTGTTGAGTTGTTGGGCATGTTTTGCCATGTCCAGTGGAGGAAAATATGAATGTTTGTATCTTATACCAATAAATtaactttgtatttttgtactGAAGTTCTGCATTGTTTGTCTGTCACACTAATATAGGGTATGCACATAATGTCACAGAATGCAGTTACGCTCACTAAGTGGCAGAAAGCTTGAATAAGCTAAGACACagacaacacatctaaaatgggaaagagctggaccactggttctttggtaagcagtaaggatcactgtCGGGTCCGattgcctttaatttgagcaaataatcacttgttttactcccagTTTGTTAAACGCaaccatggtaacagatgttttgcaaCTCAGTCCGGCGTGTTCAGGAAGGGGAAGTGAACGCAACCCTCTATAAACACTAGTACACAGTTAGTTAGTACTGCTAATTTTAACATATTACAAATCTCCATGAATGTCCGTAACAACTGAAACTGATTGGAAACCGTTGCATTTAGCATATTTAGGACCAAACACATGGGCGACAGAAgggaaaaacacaaatgtgtgttttccacATCAGCCATTTCACTGTGTATAAAAGCCTGAAAAACTTGATTTGGTTGTAGCTCAGAGGTGTATATTTAGTCTCTGGGTCACATGTCCATAACCTATCTCTGTTGATCTTTGTGTCATCTGACTAAACACAACAGCTAATGAAAGCAACTTACTCTTTATTTAGAGACAAGTCTAGAAATATCCGATCTGCAGAGGAATATTAAAGATTGGGGGACTGGCAATGGTTCTGATGGCTATTTTAGAAGTGCACGTGGAGGTAGCACTTTACATTACAGCTCAGTAATAACATAGTGGGGTAATAGTTTGATAATAAAGAGGTAATAAGTAATACCATGTAATTACCAAAGTAATAACCAGGTAATAACTTGGTATTAACAATGGAAATGtattatagtaatattttgGTTACAATGTGATAACCTTCTAACAATAAAATGGTTATATAAAAATTGGGAATTACCATATTATATGCTGAATCCATCCTCCTTTATGCTCCAAACATTCCCTTTTGTTTCAAGGTAATACTGTACAAATAATTTCATTAATCCTGTGACGTGTTACCTGGAAACACCTATAGTTTCTGTGTAATAACCATTAATCAGGGCTGAAAAATGACACCCAAAACAACTGCCAAAAATGAAAGTGACTGACAGCCATCTTGCAGAAACAAGCAGCTCTTCCAAGCagagtgtaaaaaaaaagagccaTAGCAACTTGAAGTTAGCTAAACAGTGAAATTCAGGCTAACATTGGCGCTACACTGAGTGAACCAAAATCACTAATGGTTATCTAAGATACTGAGGTGATTATCAGAATTATCTGAGACACTGTATacaaaaactaacaataaaTACTATTAGCAATATGTACAAAGCTAACTGTGAAAGGTGAATGGTAGAGTTGCCAGGAAATAAACAGACCTGCAGTTAATAAAACGGATATGCGTCACACTACATTGTGCAAGTAGCATGAAATATTGtgtttataataatattgtgaaaacatATATCTTTATCACCTCATTATTATCAGGTTATTACCCTAATTGTCGCCATCTTACAATTTCTTAATCCAAATATTGTACTGATATAACCATTTCATtcaaaatattaatgtaatattaCTAAATACTTTGCcatctttaaatgtgtttctccATTTTTCCCTTTGTTTTTGGCCCCTAATTACCTTGTTACATTAATTTTAGTCTAATACCCAGATATATCAATTGTTAATACCAAGGTTTTACCTGGTTGTTACTTTGGTAATTACATggtattactttattattacttCTTTATCAAACTATTACCCCACTGTTATCACGTTATTACCGAGCTGTAATTTAAAGTGGTACCCATGTGGACAACTGTCAATACAAACTGCTTTCTTCCAGACTGCTCTCTCATCCTGCGTCAGCCTCCCCTGCAGCTCCTGTTGGTCAGCTGTGGGTGTTAGTGGTAAGTCCGACATAGACACACCATTTCAAAGCTGTTAATCATTGTCAAACAGAAGAGTACCTTAGGTTGCTAATAATAATGATAGAATTTGTGAGCTGTGCCCTATAGGGGCCTCTGTGTGCATCTCTGAAACTCTGATCTCCTTTCTTCTAGTGTTGACACGCATCGGGTGAGGTGAAATTTCTTCACAAGCCAGTTTCAACTTCAGCAGAAAACCTATCCTCTGAGAAATCAATAAAAACCACTAACTGCTCTTGTGTCTCTCTCACTGGAAAATGACTCTCAGCAATACACATTGCCTCTTGAAGTAGATCAACAAAGCTTCAGCATGGTGTCTGGTAGAAGACAGATTTTGGGTTTGGTCCTGGCCATCAGTGGCTTTCTGGGGACCATCATAATCTGCCTTCTCCCCACCTGGAAAGTCACAACCTTAAGTACTTTTGGCATTGCTACTGTGATCTGGGAGGGTGTGTGGATGGACTGTGTGACCTATAGTACAGACAAGAGGAAGTGCAAAGTCTATGACTCTTTGCATGCTTTTCCTGAAGACCTGCAGGCTGCCAGAGCATTCATCATCGTCGCCATTATCGCTGGGCTCTTAGGTATCCTCCTTGACATGGTGGTGGGGAAGTGCACCAAATTAGTGGAGGATGAAAGGCAAAAGAACAAAGTGGCCATCACTTCTGGAGTCATCATCATGCTTGCAGGCCTCATGG harbors:
- the LOC123963477 gene encoding claudin-4-like isoform X2 → MWTQIAGVCLAILGLLGTILICGLPMWQMSAFIGANIVTAQVYWRGLWMNCVIQSTGHSQCLPYQSLLALPKELQISMVLICVSIAVSVVAIGLTLVGVRCTNFCRHNWRSKANYGRAGAAMFILAGLVCLVPVSWSAYTIITGFYNPLTAPGGSGELGPCIYVGWISGALQVIGGGVLCSTYGCC
- the LOC123963477 gene encoding claudin-4-like isoform X1; translation: MVSGRRQILGLVLAISGFLGTIIICLLPTWKVTTLSTFGIATVIWEGVWMDCVTYSTDKRKCKVYDSLHAFPEDLQAARAFIIVAIIAGLLGILLDMVVGKCTKLVEDERQKNKVAITSGVIIMLAGLMVLIPICWTTNDIRHFDNAIMIDYFHRKELGASLYIGWGCAALLIMGGSLLCSNCPPPDENGYDVSWSILDLERRSSLSVLLSLVCKSGVNAMTVNY